Proteins found in one Amphiura filiformis chromosome 14, Afil_fr2py, whole genome shotgun sequence genomic segment:
- the LOC140169197 gene encoding uncharacterized protein produces the protein MYSSNTEMNPGPSTGSSCDSISSNSRSNSSNTKWHCLVCNEPCVWDEPALGCDKCAAMYHRRCMGITSSVYHDIVSAGASWTCIGCETPNYSLHLFDTFTIETNNSFESLDPVSSEPLQSPLGSDIGLPKFASSPIQHSTKVKTTSNDSLRVLVINLQSANAKKEAFWNLVDSAHPDVIIGSYRPNNNDVDYILKLVQDIESIAKNYPSSTLWVAGDLNLPDIYWENYSIISYQYRKIINETFLETINNVGLEQLVDEPTRGTNILDLFLTNRPSFVSKCKVIPGVSDHEAVLVDSATRARRQRPVKRKIYLWNRAKLDKIREDVKEFSTDFVAHNDTSTPVEELWNLIDKKLCQVMEDCVPSKYSSQRFNQPWINSSVKKLSRRKKRAFRTAKRTKSPTDWQYYKELKKLDQAECRKRYHSYVNNMTSESFSSNSKKFWRYIKSKKCDNSGVAPLKRDGIAHSNSKTKAQILNQQFTSVFTCEDTDNLPDLGPSPYPELPDIQVHVCGVAKLLRDLNPHKTSGPDGITSRL, from the exons ATGTATTCATCTAACACTGAAATGAACCCAGGTCCCAGCACAGGATCATCCTGCGATAGTATTTCTTCAAACTCAAGATCAAATAGTAGCAATACTAAATGGCATTGCTTGGTGTGTAATGAACCTTGCGTGTGGGACGAACCTGCTCTAGGATGCGATAAATGTGCCGCAATGTATCACAGGCGCTGTATGGGCATTACCAGCTCTGTATACCATGATATTGTCAGTGCTGGAGCAAGTTGGACATGCATTGGTTGCGAGACACCAAATTACTCCCTACATCTATTTGATACATTCACGATAGAGACAAATAACAGCTTTGAGAGTCTTGATCCTGTATCATCAGAACCACTTCAGTCACCTCTCGGCAGTGATATTGGCTTACCAAAATTTGCTTCATCTCCAATTCAACATTCAACCAAGGTTAAAACGACTAGCAATGACTCTCTCAGAGTTCTTGTCATCAATTTGCAGAGTGCTAATGCTAAGAAAGAAGCCTTTTGGAATCTTGTAGACTCTGCCCATCCTGATGTGATCATTGGAT CTTATAGACCTAACAACAACGATGTTGATTATATTCTGAAACTGGTCCAAGACATTGAATCGATAGCCAAGAATTATCCATCATCAACTTTGTGGGTAGCTGGAGATCTCAACCTACCAGATATATATTGGGAAAACTACTCAATCATCAGTTACCAATACcgcaaaataataaatgaaacattcTTGGAAACCATCAATAATGTCGGTCTTGAACAACTGGTTGATGAGCCAACCCGCGGCACAAATATCCTGGACTTGTTTCTTACCAACAGACCCTCGTTTGTCAGTAAATGTAAAGTAATCCCCGGGGTAAGTGACCACGAGGCTGTATTAGTGGATTCTGCTACAAGAGCAAGGAGACAGCGACCTGTAAAGAGGAAGATCTACCTCTGGAACAGAGCCAAGTTAGACAAGATCAGGGAAGATGTTAAAGAATTCTCTACCGACTTTGTTGCGCATAATGACACATCCACTCCAGTGGAGGAGCTTTGGAATCTTATTGATAAGAAGCTTTGTCAAGTTATGGAAGACTGTGTACCCTCCAAGTATTCTTCTCAGCGCTTTAACCAACCTTGGATCAACTCATCTGTGAAGAAACTTTCGAGACGTAAGAAAAGAGCTTTTAGAACAGCCAAGAGAACCAAATCCCCAACTGACTGGCAGTACTACAAAGAACTGAAGAAACTTGACCAGGCAGAATGTCGCAAAAGGTACCATTCTTACGTTAACAATATGACAAGTGAGAGCTTTAGCTCAAACTCCAAGAAGTTTTGGCGATATATCAAGAGCAAGAAATGTGACAACTCAGGTGTGGCACCTCTCAAGCGGGATGGTATTGCACACAGCAACAGTAAGACCAAAGCTCAGATCCTGAATCAACAGTTCACTTCCGTGTTCACATGCGAAGATACAGATAATCTTCCTGACCTGGGACCAAGCCCCTACCCAGAGCTACCTGACATTCAAGTTCATGTTTGTGGTGTTGCCAAGCTTTTGAGAGACCTTAATCCTCATAAAACATCTGGTCCGGATGGCATAACATCAAGACTTTAA
- the LOC140169198 gene encoding uncharacterized protein, whose product MGRSESFQQPNPEESQVVKECLESDNTLSERTILKIEQIVELIEICLNTTCFSYKGKYFKQQHGCAMGAPVSPIVVNLCMESFEQQALKSYPGTKPRVWLRFVDDTFVILNRSELDGFFEHINSVNDNIKFTQELCKDDTLAFLDCLISVQSDGTLTYKVYRKPTHTDHYLQFGSHHPLVHKLGVIRTLQYRADTIIGDSEQVPEEKDHIKTALNNCGYPDWAFLKATKSKEPKTGDASGQANRARVTIPYISGISGRVKNHFKSFGITTSFKPVNTLRGKLVNVKDKQPKDKRSNLVYGVVCGDTDCSAAYVGETKQALKTRIGQHRRPSTNKAQNSAVYLHLKDTGHSIKNEEVVILDKEEQWHRRGQEVTITLVGRGGLYVNSAINSFIYAFSGKFYRDGFREAFGILSKKDKLEQTKMTNISQGTPSARTSKINP is encoded by the exons GTTGTGAAAGAGTGTTTGGAGAGTGATAATACACTGAGTGAAAGGACAATCTTGAAGATTGAACAAATCGTTGAACTGattgaaatttgtttgaacaCTACCTGCTTCTCGTACAAGGGGAAATACTTCAAACAACAACATGGCTGTGCTATGGGCGCCCCCGTTTCACCAATAGTGGTGAATTTGTGTATGGAAAGCTTCGAACAACAGGCCTTGAAGTCGTACCCGGGTACAAAACCAAGGGTTTGGTTGCGTTTTGTCGACGACACCTTCGTCATACTCAACCGTAGCGAGCTCGACGGGTTCTTCGAACACATCAATAGTGTCAATGACAACATAAAATTCACTCAAGAACTGTGCAAAGACGATACCCTTGCGTTTCTCGACTGCTTAATATCCGTTCAAAGCGATGGTACCCTGACATATAAGGTGTATAGGAAACCCACACATACTGACCATTATCTTCAGTTTGGTTCCCACCATCCACTCGTACACAAGTTAGGAGTAATTCGAACTCTCCAATATAGAGCTGATACCATCATTGGTGACTCTGAACAAGTTCCCGAGGAAAAGGACCACATCAAAACAGCCCTTAATAACTGTGGTTATCCGGACTGGGCCTTTCTCAAAGCCACCAAGAGTAAGGAGCCAAAGACCGGAGACGCGAGTGGTCAAGCCAACAGGGCCCGCGTTACTATACCATATATTTCGGGAATCTCGGGACGCGTGAAGAATCACTTCAAATCCTTCGGAATCACAACATCCTTCAAACCAGTGAACACGCTTCGCGGGAAACTGGTCAATGTCAAGGACAAGCAGCCGAAGGACAAACGCTCAAACTTAGTGTACGGAGTTGTGTGTGGTGACACCGATTGCTCAGCGGCTTATGTTGGAGAAACCAAACAGGCGTTAAAAACCCGCATTGGTCAACATAGGAGACCGAGTACCAACAAAGCGCAAAACTCAGCTGTTTACCTCCATTTAAAGGACACTGGACACTCAATTAAGAACGAGGAAGTCGTTATTCTTGACaaggaggaacaatggcataggagag GGCAAGAAGTGACAATAACTCTTGTTGGTCGTGGTGGTTTGTACGTCAATTCTGCAATCAACAGCTTTATTTACGCCTTCAGTGGTAAGTTTTATCGCGACGGTTTTCGTGAAGCATTTGGCATTTTGTCTAAGAAAGACAAACTTGAACAGACAAAGATGACAAACATCTCGCAAGGAACGCCTTCAGCACGTACTAGTAAAATTAATCCGTAA